Proteins from a genomic interval of Nocardioidaceae bacterium:
- the aroC gene encoding chorismate synthase, with the protein MLRWLTAGESHGPSLVAILEGLPAHVEITSADVVDALARRRLGYGRGARMKFEADEVTMIGGVRHGRTQGGPVAIEVGNTEWPKWEKVMAADPVDQAELDSLARNAKLTRPRPGHADLVGMQKYDFDEARPILERASARETAARVALGAVATAFLTQVCDADVVSHVVRIGSAEAPPGSVPVAADVPALDENPVRCLSPEGTDAMVAAIDQAHKDGDTLGGVVEVVVHGLPPGLGSHVHWDRRLDSRLAGALMGIQAIKGVEVGDGFALAATPGSQAHDEIVDSGEGIRRATGRAGGTEGGMSTGEPLRVRAAMKPIATVPRALSTIDVATGEATKAHHQRSDVCAVPAAGIVAEAMVALVVADAVLEKFGGDSVGETRRNVETYLSSLRYR; encoded by the coding sequence ATGTTGCGCTGGCTGACCGCGGGTGAATCCCATGGACCCTCGCTCGTCGCGATCCTCGAGGGCCTGCCGGCCCACGTCGAGATCACGAGCGCCGACGTCGTCGACGCGCTGGCCCGCCGCCGGCTCGGCTACGGCCGCGGCGCCCGCATGAAGTTCGAGGCCGACGAGGTCACGATGATCGGCGGCGTACGCCACGGCCGCACCCAGGGTGGCCCGGTGGCCATCGAGGTCGGCAACACCGAGTGGCCCAAGTGGGAGAAGGTCATGGCCGCCGACCCGGTCGACCAGGCCGAGCTCGACTCCCTGGCCCGCAACGCCAAGCTCACCCGGCCCCGGCCGGGTCACGCCGACCTGGTCGGCATGCAGAAGTACGACTTCGACGAGGCACGGCCGATCCTCGAGCGTGCCTCGGCCCGTGAGACCGCCGCCCGGGTCGCGCTCGGCGCGGTGGCCACGGCGTTCCTGACGCAGGTCTGCGACGCCGACGTGGTGTCCCACGTCGTCCGCATCGGGTCCGCCGAGGCACCCCCCGGCTCGGTCCCGGTGGCTGCCGACGTGCCCGCGCTCGACGAGAACCCCGTGCGCTGCCTGAGCCCCGAGGGCACCGACGCGATGGTCGCGGCGATCGACCAGGCGCACAAGGACGGCGACACGCTCGGCGGCGTCGTCGAGGTCGTGGTGCACGGCCTCCCGCCGGGCCTCGGGTCCCACGTGCACTGGGACCGCCGCCTGGACTCCCGGCTCGCCGGCGCCCTGATGGGCATCCAGGCCATCAAGGGCGTCGAGGTCGGCGACGGGTTCGCCCTCGCCGCGACCCCGGGGTCCCAGGCGCACGACGAGATCGTGGACTCCGGCGAGGGCATCCGCCGCGCCACCGGCCGCGCCGGAGGCACCGAGGGGGGCATGAGCACCGGCGAGCCGCTCCGCGTACGCGCCGCCATGAAGCCCATCGCGACCGTGCCCCGCGCACTCAGCACGATCGACGTCGCGACCGGCGAGGCCACCAAGGCGCACCACCAGCGCTCCGACGTCTGCGCCGTCCCCGCCGCCGGCATCGTCGCCGAGGCGATGGTGGCCCTGGTGGTAGCCGACGCCGTCCTGGAGAAGTTCGGCGGGGACTCGGTGGGCGAGACGCGGCGCAACGTGGAGACCTACCTGTCCTCGCTGCGGTACCGGTGA
- a CDS encoding shikimate dehydrogenase: protein MPRCAVLGDPIEHSLSPVLHAAAYDELGLTDWAYGAHRVDERALAGFLTGLHGQGTEWRGLSLTMPLKRTVMPLLDEVAPTAALAGAANTVLVAPDGRLSGDNTDVPGAVAAIRERHEGPVRTAAVLGGGATATSTLLALADLGCDEAVVLVRDPARARKTLDAVARHEAAPRLTTALLTDEQPLAVDVVVSTIPAAAQTPALVRRCAPAAVVFEVLYDPWPTPLASAATEAGQTLVSGLDLLVHQAARQLELMTGVPTAPVAAMRQAGERALAARVDH from the coding sequence ATGCCCCGTTGCGCCGTGCTCGGCGACCCGATCGAGCACTCCCTCTCCCCGGTGCTGCACGCCGCCGCGTACGACGAGCTCGGCCTGACCGACTGGGCCTACGGCGCCCACCGTGTCGACGAGCGGGCTCTCGCCGGCTTCCTGACCGGGCTGCACGGCCAGGGCACGGAGTGGCGGGGTCTGTCCCTCACCATGCCGCTCAAGCGCACCGTCATGCCGCTCCTCGACGAGGTCGCACCGACGGCAGCCCTGGCGGGCGCCGCGAACACCGTCCTGGTCGCACCTGATGGTCGGTTGAGCGGCGACAACACCGACGTGCCCGGCGCCGTCGCGGCCATCCGCGAGCGGCACGAGGGTCCCGTACGCACCGCTGCGGTGCTCGGCGGCGGCGCGACCGCGACCTCGACGCTGCTCGCCCTCGCCGACCTGGGCTGCGACGAGGCGGTCGTGCTCGTCCGCGACCCCGCACGGGCTCGAAAGACGCTCGACGCCGTGGCCCGCCACGAGGCGGCGCCACGGCTCACGACCGCGCTGCTCACCGACGAGCAGCCCCTCGCGGTCGACGTCGTCGTCTCCACGATCCCCGCCGCCGCCCAGACGCCCGCGCTCGTACGCCGCTGCGCGCCGGCCGCCGTCGTGTTCGAGGTGCTCTACGACCCGTGGCCCACCCCGCTGGCCTCGGCGGCCACCGAGGCCGGGCAGACGCTGGTGAGCGGCCTCGACCTCCTGGTGCACCAGGCCGCCCGCCAGCTCGAGCTGATGACGGGCGTCCCTACCGCACCCGTGGCAGCGATGAGACAGGCGGGGGAGCGGGCCCTGGCCGCACGGGTGGACCACTAA
- the mltG gene encoding endolytic transglycosylase MltG translates to MSQLDFSDDGPRRRRGLGCVVALVVLAVIVGAGYFGVQRGLEALDGRFDTEPVADYPGPGTGEVVYEVQPGDTPENEIATALEQQDVVQSAEAFIEAARADERSSGIQAGFYELRQQMSAQGALEVLVDPDNILQTSVTIPEGLTVDDTVAQLARGTDFGQRAFRRALRGDIGLPEYADGNPEGYLFPATYAFPPNATPESMLTTMVDRWRQAADEANLDARAEELGYTADELMIIASLVEAEASRDQDRPKVARVIYNRLEGDETDGLLQIDSTLNYINSDIGARATFEDLQQESEYNTYQNPGLPPSPIESPGDAAIEAAANPADGPWFYYVTVNLRTGETKFAEDYDTFLGFRRELDEYCATQSDAC, encoded by the coding sequence GTGAGCCAGCTCGACTTCTCCGACGACGGACCACGTCGCCGCCGTGGCCTGGGCTGCGTGGTCGCCCTGGTGGTGCTGGCGGTGATCGTCGGCGCCGGCTACTTCGGCGTGCAGCGTGGGCTCGAGGCGCTCGACGGCCGCTTCGACACCGAGCCGGTCGCCGACTACCCGGGACCCGGCACCGGTGAGGTCGTGTACGAGGTGCAGCCCGGTGACACGCCCGAGAACGAGATCGCCACGGCACTGGAGCAGCAGGACGTCGTGCAGAGCGCGGAAGCCTTCATCGAGGCCGCCCGCGCCGATGAGCGCTCCAGCGGGATCCAGGCCGGCTTCTACGAGCTGCGCCAGCAGATGTCGGCCCAGGGCGCGCTCGAGGTGCTGGTCGACCCCGACAACATCCTGCAGACCTCGGTGACCATCCCCGAGGGACTCACGGTCGACGACACCGTCGCGCAGCTCGCCCGGGGCACCGACTTCGGTCAGCGTGCCTTCCGCCGGGCGCTCCGCGGCGACATCGGTCTGCCCGAGTACGCCGACGGCAACCCCGAGGGCTACCTCTTCCCCGCCACGTACGCCTTCCCGCCGAATGCGACACCGGAGTCGATGCTGACCACGATGGTCGACCGGTGGCGCCAGGCCGCGGACGAGGCGAACCTCGATGCGCGGGCCGAGGAGCTCGGCTACACCGCCGACGAGCTGATGATCATCGCGAGCCTCGTGGAGGCCGAGGCCAGCCGCGACCAGGACCGACCCAAGGTCGCCCGTGTCATCTACAACCGGCTCGAGGGTGACGAGACCGACGGACTGCTGCAGATCGACTCGACCCTGAACTACATCAACTCCGACATCGGGGCCCGCGCCACCTTCGAGGACCTGCAGCAGGAGTCCGAGTACAACACCTACCAGAACCCCGGACTGCCGCCCTCGCCCATCGAGTCGCCCGGTGACGCCGCGATCGAGGCGGCGGCCAACCCGGCGGACGGTCCGTGGTTCTACTACGTGACGGTGAACCTGCGCACCGGCGAGACGAAGTTCGCCGAGGACTACGACACGTTCCTCGGTTTCCGTCGCGAGCTCGACGAGTACTGCGCGACGCAGTCCGACGCCTGCTGA
- the ruvX gene encoding Holliday junction resolvase RuvX encodes MRRGVRLGLDPGDARIGVARCDPSGMIATPVGTVAVTGRKPVDVLTEVADLVVEHEAVEVVVGLPRSLSGSEGPAAAKARTFAVDVAARISPVPVRLCDERLSTVSAESVLREQGRKGKKRRAVVDQVAAQVILQHALDTERGSGRAPGQVVDVPSNP; translated from the coding sequence GTGAGACGTGGCGTACGCCTCGGGCTCGATCCCGGTGACGCGCGCATCGGGGTCGCCCGCTGCGATCCTTCGGGCATGATCGCGACCCCCGTCGGCACGGTGGCGGTCACCGGCCGCAAGCCGGTCGACGTGCTCACCGAGGTCGCCGACCTCGTCGTCGAGCACGAGGCGGTCGAGGTGGTGGTCGGCCTGCCGCGGTCGCTGTCGGGCTCGGAGGGCCCCGCGGCGGCCAAGGCACGGACCTTCGCCGTCGACGTCGCTGCCAGAATCTCGCCCGTGCCCGTGAGACTCTGCGACGAGCGTCTGTCCACCGTCTCCGCGGAGTCGGTGCTGCGCGAGCAGGGACGCAAGGGAAAGAAGCGCCGTGCGGTGGTCGACCAGGTCGCCGCCCAGGTGATCCTGCAGCACGCACTCGACACCGAGCGGGGCAGCGGCAGGGCACCCGGCCAGGTCGTGGACGTACCCTCGAACCCCTAG
- a CDS encoding A24 family peptidase, producing MSSDVLLVLVAALVAAGLSAMVPTVVARLPEPAPEPEVEEREGVGDPLAPPTPKIPYAVLARARGLRAWCVLAGAAAGAACGFAVEELGRPGLLPALLMMVPLGVALAYIDARTRLLPSALIKPAYPALVALLLLGAVVDGSWTVLRGAALGWLVLGGLYLVLNLVYPAGMGYGDVRLAGLLGMVLGYAGLAPLLVGLEAAFLLGAVGGLVPVVWRRVRGLPRVRGYPFGPYMLLGALVGLVVGEPLLRALLGGPSAG from the coding sequence GTGTCCTCCGACGTCCTGCTCGTGCTCGTCGCGGCTCTCGTCGCAGCGGGGCTGAGCGCGATGGTGCCTACGGTGGTGGCGCGCCTGCCCGAGCCCGCTCCGGAGCCCGAGGTCGAGGAGCGCGAGGGCGTCGGCGACCCGCTCGCGCCGCCGACGCCGAAGATCCCGTACGCCGTGCTCGCCCGCGCCCGCGGGCTGCGGGCCTGGTGCGTGCTCGCCGGCGCCGCGGCCGGAGCGGCCTGCGGCTTCGCCGTCGAGGAGCTCGGGCGCCCGGGGCTGCTGCCGGCGCTGCTGATGATGGTGCCGCTCGGCGTGGCACTCGCCTACATCGACGCACGCACCCGGCTGCTGCCCTCCGCGCTCATCAAGCCCGCGTACCCCGCCCTGGTCGCCCTGCTCCTGCTGGGCGCGGTCGTCGACGGCTCCTGGACCGTGCTCCGCGGCGCTGCCCTCGGCTGGCTGGTGCTCGGCGGGCTCTACTTGGTGCTGAACCTCGTCTACCCCGCGGGCATGGGCTACGGCGACGTGCGGCTCGCCGGCCTCCTCGGCATGGTGCTGGGGTACGCGGGCCTGGCCCCGCTGCTCGTCGGCCTGGAGGCCGCGTTCCTGCTCGGCGCCGTCGGCGGGCTGGTGCCTGTCGTGTGGCGCCGGGTCCGCGGGCTGCCACGGGTCCGCGGCTATCCCTTCGGGCCGTACATGCTGCTCGGGGCCCTGGTCGGGCTCGTGGTGGGCGAGCCCCTGCTGCGCGCGCTGCTCGGGGGGCCCAGCGCGGGCTGA
- a CDS encoding shikimate kinase, producing the protein MGAGKSTVGRLLAQRWGVDFRDTDADVERLEGRPISEIFVDDGEPYFRDKERLAVVAGLKTHPGVLALGGGAVLDERTQEQLREHTVVFLSVGLSEAVKRVGLGTSRPLLLGNVRGTVKKLLDERAPIYAAVATATIDTDGLAAAEVVDRIEKELWAHR; encoded by the coding sequence ATGGGGGCGGGTAAGAGCACCGTGGGCCGCCTGCTGGCACAGCGGTGGGGGGTCGACTTCCGCGACACCGACGCCGACGTCGAGAGGCTCGAGGGTCGGCCGATCTCGGAGATCTTCGTCGACGACGGCGAGCCGTACTTCCGTGACAAGGAGCGGCTCGCGGTCGTCGCCGGGCTCAAGACGCACCCGGGCGTGCTCGCGCTGGGCGGCGGCGCCGTGCTCGACGAGCGCACCCAGGAGCAGCTGCGCGAGCACACGGTCGTGTTCCTCTCGGTGGGCCTGTCCGAGGCCGTCAAGCGCGTCGGGCTCGGCACCTCCCGACCGCTGCTGCTCGGCAACGTGCGCGGCACGGTGAAGAAGCTGCTCGACGAGCGCGCCCCGATCTACGCCGCCGTCGCGACGGCGACGATCGACACCGACGGACTCGCTGCCGCCGAGGTCGTCGACCGCATCGAGAAGGAGCTCTGGGCCCACCGATGA